A single region of the Nicotiana sylvestris chromosome 6, ASM39365v2, whole genome shotgun sequence genome encodes:
- the LOC138871214 gene encoding uncharacterized protein has translation MKLNPAKCAFGVPGGKLLGFIVSHQGIELDPSKIKAIQDLPPLKNKKDVMSFLGRLIYISRFIAQSMVICEPIFKMLRKDATTSWNVNARKPSTKLRRQHDKIGRKEQAIYCLSKKFTPYEASPEVKTLSLCVHYISHIKEAKIHLSEAHAYRGYKPLKTYFPDEEVSFVGEDITKAYDGCRIFFDGATNFKGVGIRDVLVSETGQHYPVSTKLRFLCPNNMAEYEACILELRLAIDMNTQELLVIGDSDVLVHQGFTKIEFKHVPRIQNEFADALATLYSMIKHPDKNFIDPIPIGIHKQPAYCAHVEEEFDRNPWFHDIKEYLEKGQYREDATHT, from the exons ATGAAGTTGAACCCTgcaaaatgtgccttcggagtcccTGGTGGAAAATTATTAGGTTTCATCGTCAGCCACCAAGGTAttgagctagacccatcaaaaatcaaagctatccaggacttgccaccactaaagaataagaaagatgtgatgagttttCTAGGGCGCCTCATCTATATCAGTCGTTTTATAGCACAATCAATGGTGATATGTGAGccaatcttcaaaatgttgaggaaagatgctacAACAAGCTGGAATGTAAATGCcagaaagccttcgacaaaatTAAGAA gacaacatgacaAAAttgggaggaaggagcaggcgatATATTgtctgagcaagaagttcacgccTTATGAAGCCAG CCCAGAAGTTAAGACATTATCTCTGTGcgtacactacatatctcatatcaaggaggctaaaatacatctttcagaagcccatgcctacag AGGATACAAACCACTGAAGacatattttcccgacgaagaggtatcatttgtaggagaagatatTACCAAAGCATACGACGGTTGTAGAATATTCTTCGACGGAGCAACAAACTTCAAGGGAGTGGGTATCCGAGATGTTTTAGTGTCAGAAACTGGTCAACATTACCCGGTATCCACAAAACTCAGGTTCCTGTGccccaacaatatggcagaatatgaggcctGCATCTTGGAACTCAggttggccattgacatgaacactCAAGAGTTGTTGGTAATCGGAGATTCTGACGTGTTAGTACACCAG gggttcacgaagatagaattcaaacatgttccgagGATTCAGAATGAGTTCGCAGATGCATTAGCTACCTTGTATTCCATGATaaaacatccagacaagaatttcattgatcctatcccaATAGGAATTCATAAACAGCCAGcctattgtgctcatgtcgaagaagagtTCGATAGAaatccatggttccatgatatcaaggaatacttggaaaAGGGACAATATCGAGAGGATGCTACACACACTTAG